From Candidatus Bathyarchaeota archaeon:
CTTCTGCTTGGATACATGTTCGCCCTAACAAGCTCATCCAAACCCTCCAAGTAGGCTTCAGGTAACAAGACTGTTACAAGCTTCACGTTATCTCCCCTCCAAACATATTATGTTTATAACATGTTGTAAATATAAGAGTTTAACCAAGCTTTCCATAAAGGTTAACGCTTTCCTGCATTGCCTGAAGCTCTTTAAACATGCTCTTAAAGGTTTTTGGGATATCCTCCACGTAGAGGGCACGGCGACGAATGCCCTCTTGGACAGATCCAGCTGCTATCAGAAGGGCGCCTAGAACGTCGCTTATAGTGGGGTCTGGAAAAACGAGTAGAGCCAATCCCAGCTTTATAAGCCAAGGCTTTTGGCCATTATGCCAGAGTTTCTTCGCGTTTTTTACCTCCTGCACAGTGTCCTTCATAGAGCATAGGAAGTCACTGTAACTTTTATTTAATTCTTTTAATGCATCTGAAACGGCTTTCAACTGTTTAGTTTCCATTTTGGAGCCCCCACGAAGGGGTTCTGCCTTCTTGGGTGATGGTAATAATAGGATGAATTGCAGAAAAACTTTGACCAGCCACAGCGGTCATATACGGGGTTTTTCGTTTTTTTAAGGTTGCTGTTTTTTAAAGTCTCATCCAAATTTCAGCAGGGCCTTTTCCCTAAAATTTGTATTTTACCCGTTAAAATTTGAGAAAATCCACAAGCATCTTCTAACCGAAAGCGTTATTTTTCGAGCAAAACAACTCAAAAAGAATGTCACGCCTTGGCGGTATCGCTATGTCAACGGAAGAACATTATGGCTTTATTTTGATTTCTGATGCGAATTGGTGGGAAAAGCTTTGCCAAAGAACAAAAAGCAACCAAAGTTTTCACACTTTTGTGCGTCGAAGCCTTGTGGGTCCAGTTTACACTGAAAAGCTGCTTTTTTATGTTAAGCGGCCTTTCATGCAAATTAGAGGCATTGCTGACTTTGTGGAGCGTGCAGCCGGCAACGCTGACGAGCTTTGGAAGAAGTACGGCGGCGAGACATGTTTGGGCTCTTTTGAGGATTATATCCAATTTTTGAAAGGCCGAAAGAACGCCACATTCATAAGGTTTACAAATTTTCAAGAGCTTAAGGTTCCAATTTCGACGGAGGCGATGAAAAAGGTTTTAAGTATCTCGAGGATACCAAGAGGCGGTAAATACATAAGCCACAAGGCGCTAAAACAGCTATTAGTTAAAAATGGAGCGGTTTAATACATGAATAGTTTTAACCCCCAAAAATTTGTTGAAATACAGGTTGAAGCCTTACGCAAGGCTATAGGCGATCAAAAAGCGCTTGTGGCAGTTTCTGGCGGTGTGGACAGTACCACATGCGCTGTTTTAACGCGTAAGGCTATAGGTGAAAACTTGGTTTGCGTGATATTAGATGACGCCTTCATGCGAGAAGGCGAGCCCGAAAAAGTGGCGGATATTCTTTCAAAAGAACCCTTCAACGTGCCGGTGAAAATCGTAAATGTCCGCGAACGCTTTTTAAACGCCATGAAAGGTTTAAGGGACGCGGAGGAGAAACGGAAAAAATTTCGTGAAACTTTCTACAATGTCTTAAGCGAGACAGCTAGGAAAGAGGGCTGCACAGTTCTGGTGCAGGGGACAATCCGCGCTGACGTTGTGGAAACTGTTGGCGGAGTAAAAACCCAGCATAATGTTCTCGAACAGATTGGCATAAATCCCGTGGAAAAATTCGGCTTCAAAGTTGTGGAGCCGTTGCTCACGCTTTACAAGGAACAAGTGCGCATGGTTGCGAGATATCTAGGCTTGCCGCCAGAAGTCTCTGAAAGGCAACCGT
This genomic window contains:
- a CDS encoding ribbon-helix-helix protein, CopG family; this encodes MKLVTVLLPEAYLEGLDELVRANMYPSRSAAIRSAVRDLLKKELWERRER